In the Topomyia yanbarensis strain Yona2022 chromosome 3, ASM3024719v1, whole genome shotgun sequence genome, one interval contains:
- the LOC131694224 gene encoding COP9 signalosome complex subunit 9: MKPTIVADEMFPEGPGPFMDLEEAGGSTGLLMDLAANEKDVHADFYNDFDDLFDEDEENLV; encoded by the exons ATGAAGCCTACCATCGTGGCGGACGAGATGTTCCCGGAAGGACCGGGCCCTTTCATGGACCTGGAAGAG GCCGGGGGATCAACTGGATTGCTGATGGATTTAGCTGCCAATGAAAAGGATGTTCATGCAGATTTCTATAATG attttgaTGATCTGTTCGACGAAGATGAGGAAAATTTAGTTTAA
- the LOC131690604 gene encoding ATP-dependent RNA helicase DDX42, which yields MSGNRGNFSFSMRRSGQLANSFVSRQQQQQQQQQQPQQKNFSLNAVPPPSSLCGRGSGFPPPKSYNQPTAGSVSKHGYHTMDAIAAFSNTSSQYTLGKKRGKNDDESYFEDDDEPAAQLEYIPAPGSPSAPDSQGKGKQSDDDDDDEDDPLDAFMAGIEAQVEREKKKIPEPNIDPKKGVRGDIDDEDDEESYYRYMEENPNAGIQDGDGSDAELEYDEEGNPIAPPKKRDIDPLPQIYHSEIEYEKFEKNFYIPHEDIIALSQSKIYELRKTLGVRVTGPLPPAPVTSFAHFGFDESLMKAIRKSEYTQPTPIQAQGVPAALSGRDIIGIAKTGSGKTAAFLWPMLVHIMDQKELGPGDGPIGLILAPTRELSLQIYQEAKKFGKVYNISVCCCYGGGSKWEQSKALEQGAEIIVATPGRMIDMVKMKATNLRRVTYLVLDEADKMFNMGFEPQVRSICNHVRPDRQTLLFSATFKKRIERLARDVLTDPIRIIHGDLGEANQDVTQHVILFSNPTHKWNWLLANIVQILSDGSVLIFVTKKADAEQVANSLILQEYEPVLLHGDMDQSDRNNVITKFKRREVDIMVATDVAARGLDIPHIRTVINYDIARDIDTHTHRIGRTGRAGEKGTAYTLVLDKDKEFAGHLVRNLEGVNQEVPDDLMKLAMQSSWFRNSRFKQNNKGKNLNVGGAGLGFRIRPAPSGPLKSSDGSSSSSSGNKQPMDRLSAMRDTFKAQYNAQFKASSDRTWENILPEGGVFAKPIMSGFVAASSNDSGENEHNQHQQQASGDEQPRKKKSRWN from the exons ATGAGTGGTAATCGTGGAAATTTCAGCTTTTCGATGCGTCGTTCCGGCCAACTCGCAAACTCTTTCGTTAGTcgacaacagcaacaacaacagcagcaacaacaaccaCAGCAAAAGAATTTCTCCCTGAATGCAGTTCCTCCGCCAAGTTCCCTGTGCGGTCGTGGGTCCGGTTTCCCTCCACCAAAAAGCTACAATCAACCAACTGCTGGTAGTGTGTCCAAACACGGTTATCATACGATGGATGCTATTGCGGCATTTTCCAATACCTCGTCTCAATACACCTTGGGAAAGAAGCGAGGAAAAAATGACGATGA AAGCTACTTTGAAGATGACGACGAGCCCGCCGCTCAGTTGGAGTACATCCCGGCACCTGGCTCTCCTTCGGCACCTGATTCACAA GGGAAAGGCAAACAATCggacgatgacgacgacgatgagGATGATCCGCTGGATGCGTTCATGGCAGGTATTGAAGCGCAAGTGGAAAGAGAAAAAAAGAAGATCCCGGAACCGAATATAGACCCGAAAAAGGGGGTACGAGGAGACATCGATGATGAGGATGATGAAGAAAGCTACTATCG ctaCATGGAAGAAAATCCGAATGCCGGCATCCAGGACGGTGACGGTTCGGATGCGGAACTTGAATACGACGAGGAGGGCAACCCAATTGCACCGCCGAAGAAACGTGACATTGATCCACTGCCTCAGATATATCACTCGGAGATAGAATACGAAAAGTTCGAGAAGAATTTCTACATTCCTCATGAGGACATAATTGCGTTGAGCCAATCAAAGATATACGAACTACGTAAAACTCTCGGTGTGCGTGTCACTGGACCCCTGCCACCAGCACCGGTGACCAGTTTTGCTCACTTTGGCTTCGATGAGTCACTTATGAAGGCGATCCGCAAATCGGAGTACACTCAGCCAACACCGATCCAAGCACAAGGTGTTCCGGCTGCCCTAAGTGGTCGAGATATTATCGGTATAGCAAAAACTGGTAGCGGTAAAACTGCTGCTTTTCTGTGGCCCATGTTGGTGCATATTATGGATCAGAAGGAGCTAGGACCTGGTGATGGGCCGATTGGATTGATCTTGGCACCGACTCGTGAATTGTCTCTGCAAATCTATCAGGAGGCGAAAAAATTTGGCAAAGTATATAACATTAGTGTTTGCTGCTGTTACGGTGGTGGTTCCAAGTGGGAACAAAGCAAGGCACTGGAACAGGGTGCCGAGATTATAGTAGCCACACCGGGACGGATGATCGATATGGTCAAGATGAAAGCGACCAATTTGAGACGGGTTACGTATTTGGTGTTAGACGAAGCCGATAAAATGTTCAATATGGGTTTTGAACCGCAAGTTCGCTCAATTTGTAATCACGTCCGCCCTGACCGACAAACCTTGCTATTCAGTGCTACTTTCAAGAAAAGAATCGAACGGTTAGCCAGAGATGTCCTTACTGATCCGATTCGAATTATTCACGGTGATCTCGGAGAAGCCAACCAGGATGTTACCCAGCATGTTATTCTCTTCAGTAATCCAACACACAAATGGAACTGGTTATTGGCAAATATAGTGCAGATTTTATCTGATGGTAGTGTACTGATATTTGTCACAAAGAAAGCCGATGCAGAACAG GTGGCGAACAGTCTTATTTTGCAGGAATACGAGCCAGTTCTGCTGCACGGTGACATGGATCAGTCCGATCGTAACAACGTTATCACCAAGTTCAAGCGTCGTGAAGTTGACATAATGGTGGCTACTGATGTAGCTGCTCGTGGTCTCGATATTCCGCACATTAGAACCGTAATAAACTACGATATTGCACGTGATATTGACACTCATACACATCGCATCGGAAGAACTGGTCGTGCTGGCGAAAAAGGTACGGCATACACGTTGGTGCTGGACAAAGACAAAGAATTCGCCGGTCATCTGGTTAGAAATCTCGAAGGAGTCAATCAGGAAGTACCGGACGATCTAATGAAACTGGCTATGCAGAGCTCTTGGTTCAGAAATTCTCGTTTCAAGCAGAATAACAAAGGTAAAAATTTGAATGTTGGTGGAGCCGGCCTTGGTTTCCGGATTCGACCAGCACCAAGTGGACCACTCAAATCTTCCGATGGCTCTTCATCATCTTCATCCGGAAACAAGCAGCCCATGGATCGTCTCAGCGCGATGCGTGATACTTTCAAAGCACAATACAATGCACAGTTTAAAGCTTCTTCCGATCGAACATGGGAAAACATTCTCCCAGAGGGAGGTGTCTTTGCGAAGCCGATTATGTCAGGCTTTGTAGCGGCATCCAGCAACGACAGCGGTGAAAACGAACACAACCAACACCAGCAGCAAGCGAGTGGCGATGAGCAACCCCGAAAGAAGAAAAGTAGATGGAATTAA
- the LOC131692218 gene encoding histone PARylation factor 1-like, protein MNKPACKYGSACYQKNPIHKEKYQHPPITAVDDIVKQQEDKKSPLKKDSPTSSSKRQSDSPDLSASLIEDVKKCKRPPTPEKDHNNEEESDKNHEYYGITRQRYALPEVPMDVGLMSDIHDPQIEFSKNAEYKELCEDPKLFIKHKFLVDMPDCFESLWKFCESKSKDKPIEIFEKFGLLLVGPFDVMAKKFKDAKIHEPGDYLRHWRFYYDPPEFQTVLVKKGSGLHYGYWRDSPDDTSGLVAVNDVNKGCEFKFIGENVFDAVIHFLEHEAKVTPFNKAQIAAMKRYLEEWAKEHNIKLKGGEKLKSRGRAVVCKTFHKAGIVVPFDRKTELGYRELLESDANLKKILSKFDGIDKASDKGGFDAAMAVLQPIVTGAFIAVDECDFGTALELAIDLFCHGATNLHDVMKPLFVTAYSMLKRPQYIAIMKSHLEDRRKGIDLNLLTK, encoded by the exons atgaataaaccggcCTGCAAATACGGATCTGCATGCTACCAAAAAAATCCTATCCACAAGGAAAAATATCAGCATCCTCCAATAACAGCAGTTGACGATATCGTAAAGCAGCAAGAGGACAAAAAGTCTCCCCTCAAAAAAGATTCGCCAACTTCGTCATCCAAGCGTCAATCTGATTCGCCGGATTTATCAGCATCGCTAATTGAAgacgtaaaaaaatgtaaacgtcCACCTACGCCGGAGAAGGATCACAACAATGAAGAAGAAAGCGACAAAAATCACGAATACTACGGAATAACTAGGCAACGGTACGCTCTGCCTGAGGTTCCAATGGATGTCGGCTTGATGAGCGACATACATGATCCGCagattgaattttcgaaaaatgcgGAATATAAGGAACTGTGTGAGGATCCAAAGCTATTCATAAAGCACAAGTTTCTAGTGGATATGCCCGACTGTTTCGAGTCGTTGTGGAAGTTCTGCGAATCTAAGAGCAAGGATAAGCCCATTgagatatttgaaaaatttgggcTTCTGTTGGTTGGTCCGTTCGACGTTATGGCAAAGAAGTTTAAGGACGCCAAAATACACGAACCGGGTGATTATTTAAGACACTGGCGATTCTACTATGATCCACCAGAGTTTCAGACGGTGCTCGTTAAGAAAGGTTCCGGACTGCACTACGGATATTGGAGGGATAGTCCGGATGATACGAGTGGGTTGGTGGCGGTCAATGATGTAAACAAAGGTTGCGAGTTTAAATTTATCGGCGAGAACGTATTTGATGCTGTGAT ACACTTTCTTGAGCATGAAGCCAAGGTGACACCTTTTAACAAAGCACAAATTGCAGCGATGAAAAGGTACTTGGAAGAATGGGCAAAAGAGCACAACATTAAGCTGAAGGGTGGCGAAAAACTGAAATCTCGTGGCAGAGCAGTTGTCTGCAAAACATTCCACAAGGCCGGAATTGTTGTACCGTTCGATCGGAAGACGGAACTAGGCTACCGTGAACTGCTGGAAAGTGATGCtaatctgaaaaaaattctgTCAAAATTTGATGGAATTGATAAGGCATCGGATAAGGGTGGCTTCGACGCCGCAATGGCGGTACTGCAACCTATCGTTACCGGGGCCTTCATTGCTGTCGATGAGTGCGATTTCGGTACGGCTTTGGAACTAGCAATTGATTTGTTCTGCCATGGAGCCACGAATTTGCATGATGTGATGAAGCCACTTTTCGTGACGGCCTATTCGATGTTAAAAAGACCGCAGTATATTGCCATCATGAAG TCGCATCTGGAGGATCGTCGCAAAGGAATTGATTTGAATCTATTAACTAAATAA